Part of the Kitasatospora sp. NBC_00374 genome is shown below.
GGCCGTCGGACTGCGGATATTCGCTCTTGGGCGGGGGCGCCCGGCGGGGGAGGATGACGGGATGGTGCCCGTGCCCGGCTGGGCCGGGGTGGTGTGCAGGCCGCGCCGCACGGGCCGCAGACACGTCGGCAGAGACGAGGAGTGACCGTGAGCGAGTCGAGGGCGGAGCAGGCGGGTGCCGCGCGGGTGACGGCGGAGTCGGAGGTCGCCGAGATCTGCCGTGACCTGATCCGGATCGACACCAGCAACTACGGGGACGGATCGGGCCCCGGCGAGCGCAAGGCGGCCGAGTACGTAGCGGAGCAGCTGGCCGAGTTCGGCCTGGAGCCGACGATCATCGAGTCGGCGAAGGGCCGGGCGTCCACCGTGGTCCGGATCGAGGGCGAGGACCGCTCCCGGCCCGGCCTGCTGATCCACGGGCACACGGACGTCGTCCCGGCCGACGCCGCGGACTGGACCTACGACCCGTTCGCGGGCGAGATCGCCGACGGCTGCGTCTGGGGCCGCGGCGCGGTCGACATGAAGGACATGGACGCGATGACCCTGGCGGTCGTCCGCGACCGGCTGCGGACCGGCCGCAAGCCCCCGCGCGACCTGGTGCTCGCCTTCGTCGCGGACGAGGAGGCCGGCGGCACCTACGGCGCCCGCTACCTGGTGGACAAGCACCCGGACCTCTTCGAGGGCGTGACGGAGGGCATCGGCGAGGTCGGCGGCTTCTCCTTCACGGTCAACAACGACGTCCGGCTCTACCTGATCGAGACGGCCGAGAAGGGCATGCACTGGATGCGGCTCACGGTCGAGGGCCGGGCCGGGCACGGGTCGATGGAGAACGACGACAACGCCATCACCGAGCTGTGCGAGGCGGTCGCCCGGCTCGGCCGGCACACCTTCCCGCTGCGGATCACCAAGACCGTCAAGGCCTTCCTGGACGAGCTCTCGGACGCCCTCGGCGTGCCGCTCGACCCGAACAACATGGACGAGACGCTGCGGGTGCTCGGCGGCATCGCCAAGATGATCGGCACCACGCTGCGCAACACGGCCCAGCCGACCATGCTCGGCGCCGGCTACAAGGTGAACGTGATCCCCGGCCAGGCCAGCGCGCACGTGGACGGCCGCTTCCTGCCCGGCTACGAGGAGGAGTTCCTGACCGAGCTCGACAGCGTGCTCGGCCCGCGGGTGAAGCGCGAGACCCTGCACTCGGACAAGGCGATCGAGACCGGCTTCGACGGCGCCCTGGTGGACGCCATGCAGCTGGCGCTGCGCGCCGAGGACCCGATCGCGCGGGCGGTGCCGTACTGCCTCTCCGGGGGGACGGACGCCAAGTCCTTCCAGGACCTCGGGATCCGCTGCTTCGGGTTCGCGCCGCTGCAGCTCCCGCCGGAGCTGGACTTCGCCGGGATGTTCCACGGCGTGGACGAGCGGGTGCCGGTGGACGGCCTGAAGTTCGGCGTGCGGGTGCTGGACCGGTTCCTCGACGCCTGCTGAGGCGCTGTTCGGACGACGGCCCGTCCCGGGGTTTCCCGGGGCGGGCCGGCCGCATTGTCTGAGCGGATGATTAGGGACAGTCCGACACGCGGGTGAAGAAACGATACGTCCCGGAATTCAAGGTCGGGCATATGTGCGACCTGTCACCTCTGGGGGTGAATGGGTGATCTCCTCCGTACCCCGTTTGCCACACCCTCGTTCACCCATATGCAGTCCGGGGAACGGGCTGCGGAATCGACCAGGAGGAAACCATGAAGGTCAAGAAGATCGCCGCTGTCGCCGCTGCCGCGGGTGGCCTGGTGCTCGCCGGTGCGGGTGTCGCGTCCGCCCACGGCGGTGCCACCGCCCACGGTGCCGCGGTGGGCTCCCCGGGCGTGCTGTCGGGCAACCTGATTCAGGTCCCGGTGCACGTGCCGGTCAACGTCTGCGGCAACACCATCAGCGTGATCGGCCTGCTGAACCCGGCGTTCGGCAACAACTGCCAGAACTTCTGAGCCGAACGACGGCTCGACGACGGCTCGAAGACGACCCGATGACGGCCCGGCCGGGGACCGAGGAGGGCCCGGCCGGGGTCTGCGGGTGAAGGTCGGTCGACCGATGCGCCCCTGAGCGGTGGATCCGCCGCTCAGGGGCGCATCCGCGTGTCCGGCCGGCGTCAACGCGGCACGCTGCTATCGCGATCACTCGATCGAATGAATTGGGGCCTTCCGGCTCAACCTTCCCTACTCTCCGTCGTTGTAGAGGGGTACCGGCGAGTCATTCGTCGGGAATTCCGACAAGTACAGAAGTCAGGGGAGTCAATTGCGACAGGTCGCTAAGAAGGGCCTCCTCACTGCCATGGCCACCGGTAGCGTGCTGGCCTCGACGGCGGGCTACGCCTATGCCGCCGGCAGCGAGGCCCAGGGCGGGGCGGCGAACTCGCCGGGCGTCGCCTCGGGGAACTCCGTTCAGGTCCCCGTGGACATCCCGGTCAACGCCTGCGGCAACACGGTGGACGTCGTCGGCCTGCTGAATCCGGCCTTCGGCAACCAGTGCGGCAACACCGCGCACAGCAGGAGCGCCCACCAGCCGACCCACCCGGGCGGCGCGTCGGCGAGCGGTACGACCGCCAACTCGCCCGGCGTCGGCTCCGGCAACGGGGTCCACGCACCGATCGACGTCCCGGTGGACGCCTGTGGGAACTCGGTCAACGTGGTCGGCATCGGCAACCCGGCATTCGGCAACGACTGCGCCAACCACAGCCACCCGGCACCGGTCCACCCCAAGCCGTCCACGCCCCCGGCCGACGAGGACTGCCCGGACACCCCGGGGACGCCCAACCCGCCGCACACCCAGACGCCGCCCACCCAGACGCCGCCCACCCAGACCCCGCCCACCCAGACCCCGCCCACCCAGACCCCGCCCACCGGTACGGACCGCACCGGCACCCCCGGCGGGGACGCGCCCGGCACCACCACCCCGGTGGTCGACACCACCGCCCCGGCCGACACCCAGCGGCAGCTGGCCTCCACCGGTGCGGCCGGCGTGGAGCTGCTCGCGGGCACCGGCGTCCTGCTGCTGCTCGGCGGCGGAGTCCTCTACCGCAGGGCCCGCGCCGCGGCCTGACGCCGTCGGGCGCCGCGCCCGCCGACCAGGCGCCCGTGGCCGTGGGGGAACGGTTACGGGCGCACCGCGCCCCGCCCCGCCGGGGCCGCGCGGGGGTGGCGCCCGCCCGCCGCCGTCACCAGCTGCTGCGCACCTGCCGGATGATCCTCCGCCGCAGCAGGACCGTCCGGCTGCCGTCCGGGAAGAGCCGCAGGCGGTCCAGCTCCCAGTGCCCGTACTCGGCGTGCTCGGTCAGCAGCTGGCGGGCCGCGTTGCGGGTCGTGCCCCGCGGCAGCCGCAGGGACTGGTACTCGTACTCCGGCTGCCGGGTCAGCTTGGGTGGCGTCAAGTCTCTCCTCCTGCGTTTCGGCTGTCGGCAAGCCTAGGGCCTGCCGAGGACATCCGGACCGGGCCGGGTGGACCGGGCGGACCGGCCCCGCACTCCCTCCCGCCTGCCGGGTTGCCCGCCGAGCCTGCCCTGGTCCGGGCTGATCGTCCATCAGTTTTCGGATGTGGACGAGATACCCAGCGCTCCGCCGCCGACCCCCGGAATCACCCGTTCCGCTGGAGTCGTGGTCCGGCACAGAACCACCCGGATCGGACATCGAGGGGTAACTTGCCGGGAATTAACGGCTGTAGGTGACAACCGCTGTGCGTGTCGCCGCCGGGTGGGGATAGCGTCTGCACCATGTCTGATGCCGCGCAGCTCACCGTCAACGAGGTACGCGCCGCCGCCGAGGCGGTCAAGGTCGCAATCGATCGCCACCTGGAAGCAGTTTCGAGCGCCACCGAGGCCGGCGAACCCGCTGTGGTCACTGCCTACGAGGAGCTCGCCGCGGCCGCCATCGCCTACGACCAGCTCCTCTACGAAGCCTACGACGAGGTCACGCCCTTCGAAGTCCCCGGCGACGAGGCGGGCGGCGCCTACCGCGGCCCCGACCAGCCCGAGGCGATCAGCGTGCTGATCCGCCGCGACTACCTGGTCGCCGACCCGTCCCGGCTGCGGGCGCAGGCCGAGCGGGTGGACAGCTCGCTGACGCCCGGCGGCGGCTCCGGCGACGGTGTGACGGCCGCGATCGGCGTGCTGTTCGGCGAGTTCGAGCCGGACGAGATCGCCGCCCGGGCGGAGGAGTTCGGGCTGGAGGAGGGCGACTCCACGCTCTGGGTCTCGGCCACCGAGCCGAGCGACCCCGGTGAGTGGCTGCCCGAGCCGTTCGAGGCGCTGGACCCGGAGCTGCTGATCTGCCGCTTCGACGTCAGCGAGGTCTACGACGACGAGCTGGACGGCTTCGAGCAGGAGCTCTGAGGCCGGGTCCGGGCCGGGCCGGGCATGTTGCCGGACATGCTGCCGGGGGGGGGTGCGTGGGCACGCACCCCCGCCCGTCGGGTGTCAGGCGTCCCGGCAGAGGATGAAGTCGGGGAAGGCGTGCCTGCCGGTCCGGTCCCCGACCTCGTCGATCGCCGTGCGGATGTCCCGCAGCTGGGCGACGGTCATCTGCAGCGGCGGTTCGTCCGGCTGGTACACGGTGCGGATCGGGTAGTCCACGCCCGGTTCGGTGGTCATCTCGATGTGGCAGCCGAGCACGTGGGTGACCGGGCGGGTGCCGGCGAAGGCGATCAGACGGTCGATCGTCCGGCGGAAGGCCGGCCAGTCGGCCACGTACAGCCGCCCGGGATAGACCGTGTCGCCGGTGAGCAGGAAGCCGGTGTGCGGGTCGTAGTACGTGACGGCCGCCGGGTGGTGCCCCGGCGTGGCCAGGCACTCCAGGACCCTGCCCCCGAGGTCCACCCGGGCCACCCGGTCCGGGTCGCCGGCGAAACCGAAGTACTCCCACGCCCCGTCCAGCGCGGCCGGGACGAGGACGGTGTCGGGCCGGTCGGCGAACTGCACGTCGCCCGCGACGTGGTCGCCGTGCGCGTGGCTGTGCAGGACGAGCAGCGGGTAGTGCTGCCGGGGGTACGCGGCCAGCCGGCGCTCGACCAGCTCGTCGACGACCCGGCGCAGCGGGAAGAACTCGGCGGACGCCGTGGCGCCGGTGTCGATCAGAACGGCCCGGTCGTTGCCGAACAGCAGGTAGAGGAACGGCGCCTCGTAGTCGATCGCCATGTTCTGGCGCAGGATGAAG
Proteins encoded:
- a CDS encoding DUF5703 family protein, with protein sequence MTRQPEYEYQSLRLPRGTTRNAARQLLTEHAEYGHWELDRLRLFPDGSRTVLLRRRIIRQVRSSW
- a CDS encoding M20/M25/M40 family metallo-hydrolase: MSESRAEQAGAARVTAESEVAEICRDLIRIDTSNYGDGSGPGERKAAEYVAEQLAEFGLEPTIIESAKGRASTVVRIEGEDRSRPGLLIHGHTDVVPADAADWTYDPFAGEIADGCVWGRGAVDMKDMDAMTLAVVRDRLRTGRKPPRDLVLAFVADEEAGGTYGARYLVDKHPDLFEGVTEGIGEVGGFSFTVNNDVRLYLIETAEKGMHWMRLTVEGRAGHGSMENDDNAITELCEAVARLGRHTFPLRITKTVKAFLDELSDALGVPLDPNNMDETLRVLGGIAKMIGTTLRNTAQPTMLGAGYKVNVIPGQASAHVDGRFLPGYEEEFLTELDSVLGPRVKRETLHSDKAIETGFDGALVDAMQLALRAEDPIARAVPYCLSGGTDAKSFQDLGIRCFGFAPLQLPPELDFAGMFHGVDERVPVDGLKFGVRVLDRFLDAC
- a CDS encoding chaplin produces the protein MKVKKIAAVAAAAGGLVLAGAGVASAHGGATAHGAAVGSPGVLSGNLIQVPVHVPVNVCGNTISVIGLLNPAFGNNCQNF
- a CDS encoding chaplin; translated protein: MATGSVLASTAGYAYAAGSEAQGGAANSPGVASGNSVQVPVDIPVNACGNTVDVVGLLNPAFGNQCGNTAHSRSAHQPTHPGGASASGTTANSPGVGSGNGVHAPIDVPVDACGNSVNVVGIGNPAFGNDCANHSHPAPVHPKPSTPPADEDCPDTPGTPNPPHTQTPPTQTPPTQTPPTQTPPTQTPPTGTDRTGTPGGDAPGTTTPVVDTTAPADTQRQLASTGAAGVELLAGTGVLLLLGGGVLYRRARAAA
- a CDS encoding MBL fold metallo-hydrolase, translating into MSADTRQSEFGSGAPEPRPLDVDWIHGSPSAKHNTDPDIQVHAYDEHTFILRQNMAIDYEAPFLYLLFGNDRAVLIDTGATASAEFFPLRRVVDELVERRLAAYPRQHYPLLVLHSHAHGDHVAGDVQFADRPDTVLVPAALDGAWEYFGFAGDPDRVARVDLGGRVLECLATPGHHPAAVTYYDPHTGFLLTGDTVYPGRLYVADWPAFRRTIDRLIAFAGTRPVTHVLGCHIEMTTEPGVDYPIRTVYQPDEPPLQMTVAQLRDIRTAIDEVGDRTGRHAFPDFILCRDA